Proteins encoded by one window of Nicotiana tabacum cultivar K326 chromosome 10, ASM71507v2, whole genome shotgun sequence:
- the LOC107817409 gene encoding putative phytosulfokines 6: MEQRNILFLLTLLVLLISYTTSARLLPTNSQDNQKIESNGISYSISSEVEDFTDLVGIEEYCEEKDEGCFKRRMVAEAHLDYIYTQHKPKP, from the exons ATGGAACAAAGAAATATTCTATTTCTTCTTACTCTTCTGGTTTTGCTTATTTCCTACACAACATCAGCTCGTCTTCTACCTACAAATTCTCAAG ATAATCAGAAGATTGAATCTAATGGAATTAGCTATTCAATTTCCTCAGAAGTTGAAGACTTCACCGAT CTCGTGGGGATAGAAGAATATTGTGAAGAAAAAGATGAAGGCTGTTTCAAGAGAAGAATGGTTGCAGAGGCTCATTTGGATTACATTTATACTCAACACAAGCCAAAGCCTTGA
- the LOC107817412 gene encoding polyadenylation and cleavage factor homolog 4 isoform X2, whose product MLDKLILSLGFCDKQTSEVPTEQKLPSLYLLDSIVKNIGRDYIKYFAGKLPEVFCKAYRQVEPSVHPGMRHLFGTWKGVFPAQQLQLIEKELGFTTGVNGSSSGTSRPDPQAQRPAHSIHVNPKYLEARQRLQQSTRTKGAVSDISSTLNVNENVERPEITTSVSSGRSWIDPSVKRAQKEKLNEHVPEKSITAAYGDSDYGSDLSRRSAFGVGRGGERFKEQGFDKPWYDSGTGKILSQRSGLDIKHGFQSISQKSATSDAHPQLIQSLPNRTSTLTDRSWKNSEEEEYMWDDVNSAAKDRWASEDSDKSDLENQLRRPQSIREVVLRADSEASADSLSGDERGQTSFGNQNSAMWSRDSHALDGARHSSSLRSAPVHPEGYQTSFSSLSKAANSIGRTSFKSQTGSVHVGAPNFVPMNATLESRGSIVQQRETLRAASPSAHSPMHQHPPSPSVITSNTNQIVNSLGEQYQPQTTSRSDPRISQFSRRSNLDPRNQFSQESLAMPSRNAVSVNSQRQQPPNLQSASTLASSLQLRHDVQQESLESEYSGQTQNSAVPQISGFPNPSSTSSLLAAVLKSGIIGSKSSSGTTPSSLDKGALSSQASAQPPLPSGLPPAQFSPAGPRIPPASISSLSLDKNASSTPNYNSQRNVEQPPLPSGPPPTLVESASLQPLNAPNTASNPLSSILSTLVAKGLISASKKESPTYTPSDTPPQTQNHIPPASSMSTPALSAPISSSIPFLAPKAEISLSKPAAKTPDALLRSTKEEAKSLIGLAFKPDVIRKSHPDVIGELLDDVPHQCGICGFGLKLQEKLDRHLEWHALRNPDVKLLNNSRKWYLNSGEWIAGFGCLPCDKSKGTTGGSNETSECTEAMVPADESQCVCVLCGELFEDFYNEESDKWMFKGAVYMSIPGEGGIQGPIVHKNCISESSCQELGLA is encoded by the exons ATGTTAGATAAATTGATCTTGAGCCTTGGCTTTTGCGATAAGCAGACATCAGAG GTTCCTACTGAGCAAAAGCTGCCATCTCTATACCTTTTGGACAGTATTGTGAAGAACATTGGGCGGGATTATATTAAGTATTTTGCCGGCAAGCTACCCGAG GTTTTCTGCAAAGCTTATAGACAGGTTGAACCTTCGGTACATCCTGGGATGCGGCATCTTTTTGGAACTTGGAAAGGAGTATTTCCTGCTCAACAACTCCAATTAATTGAGAAGGAGCTCGGATTTACAACTGGTGTCAATGGCTCTTCATCAGGGACATCTAGGCCTGATCCCCAGGCTCAACGACCTGCACATAGCATTCATGTAAATCCCAAATATCTGGAGGCAAGGCAACGCCTACAGCAATCAACCAGG ACAAAAGGAGCAGTTAGTGACATCAGCAGCACTCTTAATGTAAACGAGAACGTAGAGAGACCGGAGATAACAACCAGTGTTAGCTCTGGAAGATCATGGATTGATCCTTCTGTTAAG CGTGCTCAGAAAGAAAAGTTGAACGAGCATGTTCCTGAGAAGAGTATCACTGCAGCATATGGAGATTCGGATTATGGTTCTGATCTGTCCAGGCGTTCTGCCTTTGGAGTAGGAAGAGGAGGTGAGAGATTTAAGGAACAGGGGTTCGATAAACCTTGGTATGATTCTGGGACTGGTAAAATATTGAGCCAAAGAAGCGGCTTGGACATTAAGCATGGGTTCCAAAGTATATCCCAAAAATCTGCAACCTCTGATGCACATCCACAACTGATACAGTCCTTGCCAAATAGAACCAGTACTTTGACTGATAGGAGCTGGAAGAATTCTGAGGAAGAGGAGTACATGTGGGATGATGTAAACAGTGCAGCTAAAGACCGGTGGGCATCTGAGGATTCAGATAAATCT GACCTAGAAAATCAACTGAGGAGACCACAAAGCATAAGGGAGGTCGTATTAAGGGCTGATAGTGAAGCCTCAGCTGATTCTCTTTCAGGCGACGAGCGAGGCCAAACGTCTTTTGGGAATCAAAATTCAGCAATGTGGTCGAGGGATTCACATGCTTTAGATGGAGCTAGGCATTCATCTTCTCTTCGAAGTGCTCCAGTTCATCCAGAAGGCTATCAAACTTCTTTCAGTTCGTTGTCAAAAGCTGCAAATTCAATAGGTAGGACATCTTTCAAGTCACAGACAGGTTCAGTCCATGTTGGAGCGCCAAATTTTGTGCCAATGAATGCAACTTTAGAGTCCAGGGGATCCATAGTGCAACAGCGAGAAACTCTCAGAGCTGCCTCTCCCTCTGCTCACTCGCCAATGCATCAGCATCCTCCATCCCCATCAGTCATAACAAGCAACACTAATCAAATAGTTAACAGTCTCGGTGAGCAGTACCAGCCGCAGACCACTTCTCGTTCTGATCCAAGAATATCCCAATTCTCAAGGAGGTCAAATCTTGATCCTCGTAACCAGTTTTCCCAGGAATCTCTGGCAATGCCATCTCGGAATGCTGTTTCAGTTAATTCACAAAGACAACAGCCTCCAAATTTGCAGAGTGCTTCTACCTTGGCCTCCTCTCTTCAGTTGAGGCATGATGTTCAGCAGGAAAGCCTGGAATCTGAATATTCTGGTCAAACCCAGAATTCAGCAGTTCCTCAGATTTCAGGTTTTCCTAATCCCTCTAGCACTAGCAGTTTGTTGGCTGCTGTTTTGAAGAGTGGAATTATTGGTAGTAAATCAAGTTCAGGTACAACACCGAGTTCTCTTGATAAGGGTGCTCTGTCATCCCAAGCCAGTGCACAGCCTCCTTTACCAAGTGGTCTTCCTCCCGCCCAGTTTTCCCCAGCTGGGCCCAGGATTCCACCGGCCTCTATCTCTAGTCTGTCGTTGGACAAAAATGCTTCAAGCACTCCAAATTATAACTCCCAGAGAAATGTAGAACAGCCACCATTGCCATCTGGGCCACCTCCAACTCTTGTAGAGAGTGCATCACTGCAGCCTTTGAATGCACCAAATACTGCTTCTAATCCCCTGTCAAGCATTTTGAGTACGTTGGTAGCGAAGGGGTTGATATCTGCATCAAAGAAGGAGTCCCCTACTTATACTCCTTCGGATACACCCCCTCAAACGCAGAACCATATTCCACCAGCAAGCTCCATGTCAACTCCTGCTTTATCTGCTCCAATATCCTCATCCATTCCTTTCTTGGCTCCGAAGGCCGAGATTTCTCTCTCAAAACCTGCTGCTAAAACCCCTGATGCCTTACTTCGGTCCACCAAAGAAGAGGCAAAAAGTCTCATTGGGCTTGCGTTTAAGCCAGATGTGATTCGGAAGTCCCATCCTGATGTGATCGGTGAACTTCTTGATGACGTTCCACATCAGTGTGGCATATGCGGTTTTGGACTTAAACTCCAAGAGAAACTGGATAGACACTTGGAGTGGCACGCATTGAGAAATCCAGATGTCAAACTGTTGAATAATTCAAGAAAGTGGTATTTAAATTCTGGAGAATGGATTGCTGGATTTGGTTGCCTCCCTTGTGATAAATCCAAAGGGACAACCGGAGGTTCTAATGAAACATCAGAATGTACCGAGGCCATGGTTCCTGCAGATGAAAGTCAATGTGTATGTGTTTTGTGTGGTGAGCTTTTTGAAGACTTCTACAATGAAGAAAGTGACAAATGGATGTTCAAAGGTGCTGTTTACATGAGTATTCCAGGTGAAGGTGGTATTCAGGGTCCGATAGTCCACAAGAACTGTATTTCAGAAAGTTCTTGTCAAGAGTTGGGACTTGCCTAG
- the LOC107817412 gene encoding polyadenylation and cleavage factor homolog 4 isoform X1, with translation MEMEGSRRPFDRSRLEPGPKKPRLTEAGTERSSSNGSSFISQRAAASNSRNSDSIRGPYQQQQQHQELVSQYKTALAELTFNSKPIITNLTIIAGENLQSAKAIAATICNNIIEVPTEQKLPSLYLLDSIVKNIGRDYIKYFAGKLPEVFCKAYRQVEPSVHPGMRHLFGTWKGVFPAQQLQLIEKELGFTTGVNGSSSGTSRPDPQAQRPAHSIHVNPKYLEARQRLQQSTRTKGAVSDISSTLNVNENVERPEITTSVSSGRSWIDPSVKRAQKEKLNEHVPEKSITAAYGDSDYGSDLSRRSAFGVGRGGERFKEQGFDKPWYDSGTGKILSQRSGLDIKHGFQSISQKSATSDAHPQLIQSLPNRTSTLTDRSWKNSEEEEYMWDDVNSAAKDRWASEDSDKSDLENQLRRPQSIREVVLRADSEASADSLSGDERGQTSFGNQNSAMWSRDSHALDGARHSSSLRSAPVHPEGYQTSFSSLSKAANSIGRTSFKSQTGSVHVGAPNFVPMNATLESRGSIVQQRETLRAASPSAHSPMHQHPPSPSVITSNTNQIVNSLGEQYQPQTTSRSDPRISQFSRRSNLDPRNQFSQESLAMPSRNAVSVNSQRQQPPNLQSASTLASSLQLRHDVQQESLESEYSGQTQNSAVPQISGFPNPSSTSSLLAAVLKSGIIGSKSSSGTTPSSLDKGALSSQASAQPPLPSGLPPAQFSPAGPRIPPASISSLSLDKNASSTPNYNSQRNVEQPPLPSGPPPTLVESASLQPLNAPNTASNPLSSILSTLVAKGLISASKKESPTYTPSDTPPQTQNHIPPASSMSTPALSAPISSSIPFLAPKAEISLSKPAAKTPDALLRSTKEEAKSLIGLAFKPDVIRKSHPDVIGELLDDVPHQCGICGFGLKLQEKLDRHLEWHALRNPDVKLLNNSRKWYLNSGEWIAGFGCLPCDKSKGTTGGSNETSECTEAMVPADESQCVCVLCGELFEDFYNEESDKWMFKGAVYMSIPGEGGIQGPIVHKNCISESSCQELGLA, from the exons ATGGAGATGGAGGGTTCTCGTAGACCATTTGATAGATCAAGATTAGAGCCAGGACCTAAGAAACCAAGATTAACCGAAGCTGGAACCGAGCGGAGCAGCTCAAATGGGTCGAGCTTCATTTCTCAACGGGCTGCTGCTTCGAATTCGAGGAACAGTGATTCGATTCGTGGGCCTTATCAACAGCAGCAACAGCATCAGGAGCTAGTGAGCCAGTATAAGACTGCCTTAGCTGAACTGACATTTAATTCGAAGCCCATAATTACAAATTTGACTATTATTGCTGGTGAGAATTTGCAGTCTGCTAAGGCGATCGCTGCTACTATCTGCAACAACATTATTGAG GTTCCTACTGAGCAAAAGCTGCCATCTCTATACCTTTTGGACAGTATTGTGAAGAACATTGGGCGGGATTATATTAAGTATTTTGCCGGCAAGCTACCCGAG GTTTTCTGCAAAGCTTATAGACAGGTTGAACCTTCGGTACATCCTGGGATGCGGCATCTTTTTGGAACTTGGAAAGGAGTATTTCCTGCTCAACAACTCCAATTAATTGAGAAGGAGCTCGGATTTACAACTGGTGTCAATGGCTCTTCATCAGGGACATCTAGGCCTGATCCCCAGGCTCAACGACCTGCACATAGCATTCATGTAAATCCCAAATATCTGGAGGCAAGGCAACGCCTACAGCAATCAACCAGG ACAAAAGGAGCAGTTAGTGACATCAGCAGCACTCTTAATGTAAACGAGAACGTAGAGAGACCGGAGATAACAACCAGTGTTAGCTCTGGAAGATCATGGATTGATCCTTCTGTTAAG CGTGCTCAGAAAGAAAAGTTGAACGAGCATGTTCCTGAGAAGAGTATCACTGCAGCATATGGAGATTCGGATTATGGTTCTGATCTGTCCAGGCGTTCTGCCTTTGGAGTAGGAAGAGGAGGTGAGAGATTTAAGGAACAGGGGTTCGATAAACCTTGGTATGATTCTGGGACTGGTAAAATATTGAGCCAAAGAAGCGGCTTGGACATTAAGCATGGGTTCCAAAGTATATCCCAAAAATCTGCAACCTCTGATGCACATCCACAACTGATACAGTCCTTGCCAAATAGAACCAGTACTTTGACTGATAGGAGCTGGAAGAATTCTGAGGAAGAGGAGTACATGTGGGATGATGTAAACAGTGCAGCTAAAGACCGGTGGGCATCTGAGGATTCAGATAAATCT GACCTAGAAAATCAACTGAGGAGACCACAAAGCATAAGGGAGGTCGTATTAAGGGCTGATAGTGAAGCCTCAGCTGATTCTCTTTCAGGCGACGAGCGAGGCCAAACGTCTTTTGGGAATCAAAATTCAGCAATGTGGTCGAGGGATTCACATGCTTTAGATGGAGCTAGGCATTCATCTTCTCTTCGAAGTGCTCCAGTTCATCCAGAAGGCTATCAAACTTCTTTCAGTTCGTTGTCAAAAGCTGCAAATTCAATAGGTAGGACATCTTTCAAGTCACAGACAGGTTCAGTCCATGTTGGAGCGCCAAATTTTGTGCCAATGAATGCAACTTTAGAGTCCAGGGGATCCATAGTGCAACAGCGAGAAACTCTCAGAGCTGCCTCTCCCTCTGCTCACTCGCCAATGCATCAGCATCCTCCATCCCCATCAGTCATAACAAGCAACACTAATCAAATAGTTAACAGTCTCGGTGAGCAGTACCAGCCGCAGACCACTTCTCGTTCTGATCCAAGAATATCCCAATTCTCAAGGAGGTCAAATCTTGATCCTCGTAACCAGTTTTCCCAGGAATCTCTGGCAATGCCATCTCGGAATGCTGTTTCAGTTAATTCACAAAGACAACAGCCTCCAAATTTGCAGAGTGCTTCTACCTTGGCCTCCTCTCTTCAGTTGAGGCATGATGTTCAGCAGGAAAGCCTGGAATCTGAATATTCTGGTCAAACCCAGAATTCAGCAGTTCCTCAGATTTCAGGTTTTCCTAATCCCTCTAGCACTAGCAGTTTGTTGGCTGCTGTTTTGAAGAGTGGAATTATTGGTAGTAAATCAAGTTCAGGTACAACACCGAGTTCTCTTGATAAGGGTGCTCTGTCATCCCAAGCCAGTGCACAGCCTCCTTTACCAAGTGGTCTTCCTCCCGCCCAGTTTTCCCCAGCTGGGCCCAGGATTCCACCGGCCTCTATCTCTAGTCTGTCGTTGGACAAAAATGCTTCAAGCACTCCAAATTATAACTCCCAGAGAAATGTAGAACAGCCACCATTGCCATCTGGGCCACCTCCAACTCTTGTAGAGAGTGCATCACTGCAGCCTTTGAATGCACCAAATACTGCTTCTAATCCCCTGTCAAGCATTTTGAGTACGTTGGTAGCGAAGGGGTTGATATCTGCATCAAAGAAGGAGTCCCCTACTTATACTCCTTCGGATACACCCCCTCAAACGCAGAACCATATTCCACCAGCAAGCTCCATGTCAACTCCTGCTTTATCTGCTCCAATATCCTCATCCATTCCTTTCTTGGCTCCGAAGGCCGAGATTTCTCTCTCAAAACCTGCTGCTAAAACCCCTGATGCCTTACTTCGGTCCACCAAAGAAGAGGCAAAAAGTCTCATTGGGCTTGCGTTTAAGCCAGATGTGATTCGGAAGTCCCATCCTGATGTGATCGGTGAACTTCTTGATGACGTTCCACATCAGTGTGGCATATGCGGTTTTGGACTTAAACTCCAAGAGAAACTGGATAGACACTTGGAGTGGCACGCATTGAGAAATCCAGATGTCAAACTGTTGAATAATTCAAGAAAGTGGTATTTAAATTCTGGAGAATGGATTGCTGGATTTGGTTGCCTCCCTTGTGATAAATCCAAAGGGACAACCGGAGGTTCTAATGAAACATCAGAATGTACCGAGGCCATGGTTCCTGCAGATGAAAGTCAATGTGTATGTGTTTTGTGTGGTGAGCTTTTTGAAGACTTCTACAATGAAGAAAGTGACAAATGGATGTTCAAAGGTGCTGTTTACATGAGTATTCCAGGTGAAGGTGGTATTCAGGGTCCGATAGTCCACAAGAACTGTATTTCAGAAAGTTCTTGTCAAGAGTTGGGACTTGCCTAG